TCGAAAACACCCTCCCGCAACAGTTCCTCGACCCGTCCGTCCCTGGCTGTCATGGCCGTCAGTTCGGCGCAGCACACGAAGATGACCGCCGCCTTCACAATGAATTTATAGGGCGTGCACCGGCCGATGGCTTCCTTGGCAACGCGTGACTGAGCAACGACAAACCGGGCCGGCTGGACGTTGGACCCTGAAGGGGCAAGCCTGGCCGCTTCGAGAAGCAAGTCGACGGCATCGGCCGGAATGTCCTCCTCCCGGAATCTGCGAATGCTCCGTCGTGACGCGACAACCTCTGTGAATTCCATCATAGCACCTCCAAGCATAGGGTACGCCTCATCTGGTATCGTTCCTTCCTGCATCTGTCAAACGCGGAAGTGAATTCCATCCGGTGAATCCAGGTGGTGATTTCCATCCAAATGAGCTATTCACATTCAGCACGATTGCATTTGCCGAAAAGAAAGCGGTTGTTCCCCGTGTCAACGCATCCAATGTACCGGTTAAGAAAGAAGAGAGCAAACGCATCGATGTTAAGCCGGTAGAAGTGATGGGAGACCTCAAGGATTTGAATGATTCATCCGATCATTCGAACACGCCTGATTTGACGTCTGACGCAGAAAAGAGAGCAAATGACAAAAAGGGGAAAAAGTAAGCCGATCCCAACCCCGAAACGAACGATGCATCACCGTTTCTTGGACTACTTTCTATCACTGCGCTGCTTGTCTCGACCGCATACGTCTTCGACGTGAGTCCGGCCCACTGGAACGCAGGCGGCAGGATATTCCGGAGGTGCGAGGCGGAGGAGAAGTGGCCAAAGCTCTGATCATTTCAAAGGGAATATGGCTCTGAAAGGCATCAAGGTCCGGGACAGCCGCTCCCGGGCCATTGTCAGGATCGGGAATTTCCTTGTCCGTCGCGGCATCCCCCGGGTGCAGATGACCATGATGGTGGCGGCGACAGGCCTGGCGGGCTTCCTTTTCTCCGCCGGGATGCTCCACCTGGGACTCCATTCTCTGTGGCTGCGATATCCCCTGGCCGTCCTCTTCGCCTACGGCGTTTTTCTCCTGCTCCTGCGCCTCTGGATTTATTACTGGCATCGAAGATTGTATCACCGGGAACCCTCATCAGGATCAGGCACGGACACGGTCTCCGACGATCTCCCCGTCGATCTGAATCTGCCGCTGGGCATTTCGTCAGCATCTCCGGCGGGCGCGGCTCCGGACGTGAGCGGCTTTGCCGGCGGCGATTCCGGCGGAGGAGGAGCCGAGGTCTCCCTCGCTGGGGGCGAGGCTTCTTCCGGCCGCATCCTCAACAGCCTCTCCGGAGCCACCGATTTCGATCTGGACTGTGACGAGCTGATCGTCATCATTGTGGTTGCCGCCGCCGTCCTGGCCGCCGTCCTGTCAGCCGTTTACGTCATCGTCATTGCCCCGACATTCCTGGCGGAAATCCTCCTCGACGGTGTTCTCGTTTCCGGCCTGTACCGGCACCTGAAAAAGGTGGAACAGCACTCCTGGCTGGAATCGGCCATCCGCCGCACCTGGATTCCTGTTACGGCCACCGTCTGCATCTTTCTCATCCTGGGATTTGCATTCCACGCCTATGCCCCGAAGGCGAAGTCCATCGGAGAGGTGTGGAAGCATTATCAACAGACAAACACCCTTCATTCAACTGGCACTTGACATTCATGTCCTGTATGAGAAGGACACGGGACTGCAGATAGAAGGCAATCCTCCGCTTCATCCATTCTTCAGCACGCGAACGGGATACGGGCAAAAGGAGCGGCCGATGGCGGATCTTCATTTCTCCCAGGAATTCACCGAGTCGCTGATGAATGCCGTCAGCGACGGCGTGACGGCCATCGACCGGGATCTGCGCATCATCTACCAGAATGCAATCATCCGTCGTCAATACGGATCCCGTATCGGCGAAAAATGCTTCGCCGCCTACCGCGGCCGCGTCGAGCCGTGCGAAGACTGCCTCATCCTCGACGTGCTGAAGGACGGCAAGCCGCGCACCGGAGTGCGCGACATCCGGCTGCCGGACGGAAACGTCCTGATTGTTGAATTCAAGTCGCTTCCGCTGTCCGATGCGGACGGGAACATCGTCGGCGCGGTGGAGGCGGTCAGGGACGTCACGCAGCACGTGCGTCTTGCGGACGAGTTCAGCGCGCTGCGGCGGGAGATGGTGCGCAGGGCGCAGTTCGAGAACATCGTCACCCAGTCCAAAAAGATGAAGGCCGTTTTCCGGCTGATCGAGCGGGTGGCGGCAACGTCCAGCTCCGTCATGATCTATGGAGAGTCCGGGACCGGAAAGGAGCTGGTCGCGCGGGCGATCTTCGCCAATTCCAACCGCCGGGACAAGCCCTTCGTATCCCTGAACTGCGGCGCCATTCCCGAGAACCTCCTGGAGTCCGAGCTGTTCGGCCACATAAAGGGAGCCTTCACGGGCGCGGTCCGGGATCATGTCGGACTGATCGAGACGGCGGACCAGGGAACGCTGTTTCTCGACGAGGTTGCGGAATTGCGCGCTCCCCTGCAGGCAAAGCTCCTGCGGTTCCTGCAGGAGGGGGAAACGCGGCGCGTGGGAGAAAACCGGGTCCGGAAATACAATGTGCGCATCATTGCGGCGACCAACCGCAACCTGGAGCAGGCGGTCCGCGACGGTGCTTTCCGGGAGGACCTCTTTTTCCGGCTGAACGTGATCCCCGTCTCCCTTCCCCCTTTACGGGAGCGCCCGGAAGACGTCCCCCTGCTTGCCAGTCACTTTCTGCTGCGTCTCTGCGACGAGCACGGGCGCCGGATTAACGCCATCGCGCCGCAGGCGCTCAGGGCGCTGCTGGAATATCCATGGCCCGGGAACGTGCGGGAGTTGGAGAACGCCATGGAATATGCCATCCACCTTACGGAAGACGGCGAGCCGATCCGGGTTGCCCAGCTCCCGAAGAAGATCGCCGGAAGTACGGAGACGGCGGATGACGTCCTGTTGCCCCTGTCGCTGGAAGGCTATACCAAGCACATGATCCTGTCCCTCCAGGCCGCTCACACTGAGGAGGAGATCGCCGCCACACTGGGAATCAGCCGCAAGAATCTGTGGGAAAAGCGAAAACGTCTGGGCGTCCCCCGCCCCACCCCTAACCGCTGACCCCAACCTTCCCCGATCCTGTTACCAACCGTAACACCCTGCCCCGGAAAATTTGTTACCAATCGTAACGCGCTTCGAATGATGCAGCGCAGCCCCCTTTTGCAGTTCCGTAAATAATTTATGATTATCAATATGTTACAACGATGGCGGCCTTCTCCCGGAGCCATGCCGGGACATGGCACGGGAACTGCTCTTACCGGTCTCAAAGCAAACCGAAAGGAGGTCACCCGAAACATGGAAAAGACAGAGCGCGTCATGAGCGACGGAGAAAAGATTCTGGTCGCTCTGGGGGCGGCAATCGGCGGCGGTTGTGAGAAATGCGCGGAGAATCTTCTCAAGCTCGCAGAAGGACAGGGGGTTGCCGCGGAAGAGCTGGCATCGGCATGCCGGATGGGATTCGAGGCGAAATCGGAAGCCATCCGCTCCATGAAAGAGCGGCTGGCCGGGATGTTTAAAGCCGACGGGCAAGCCGGTGAGGAGGGCCGGAAGACGGACCTGCGGAAGTGCGCGGCCATGATTCGTGCCGCGGCATTTGCCGCGGCCAACGCGGCCCCGGATGCCGCGGATGAACTGAAGCAGGCATTCAAAGAAGGAGCGGGCAAAGGGGATTTCAGGATGTGCCTGTCCATCGTCAGGACGATCCGCGAAAAGGCGGCGACATTCGCCGACCAGGACGTCCTGGAGAGGATGGAGGGCGTCATGTCCGATGGACGGAAGACGGACAAGGAGTCGGTCGGCGTGTGCTGCACGGACGGCCCCTCCTGCGCATGCAATTAAGGAGCGAGCCATGCATCGATCAAACGGGAAGGAAATGAGTGCCTGTTTTTCGGGATCCGGAGAACGGGAAGGTCGAGGGGAATGGTGCCGGCGGACCAGGCTGGGAATCCTGTTCATCATCGTCGGGACACTGTTGCTGATGGCAAAGGTCGGCTGGATTGACGGCAGCCTGTTTTTCCCGCTGACGATGATCATCGTCGGGCTGTGGATCTGCCTGACTTCCGTGATGTCGAAAAGAAAGAAGGTATCACCTTGACAAACAACAAGATGAACGGCCATCCAACCGGAAAGGAGACTACATGATTTCTCCCCGTATGCCCTGGTGGAAAGGCACCCGCGGTGAATGGTATGTCGTCGGGCAGGCCGCCCTGTTCCTGCTGGTCGCGTTCGGCCCGAGAAACGGATGGGCGCCGCCGGCCTGGCCGCATCCGTATGTGCAGGTTGGGCTCTTCCTGGGCGGCCTTCTGATGCTGGCCGGGTTCCTCCTGGTCGTGACCGGCGCAATGATGCTGGGAAGAAACATTGCGGCCGTGCCATGCCCCAAGGAGGGTGCGCCGCTGATTGTCAGCGGACCCTATTCCTTCGTGCGCCATCCCATGTACGGAGGCGCGATCATCATGGCCTTTGGGTGGGCCTTCTTCAGCCAGGGCTGCCTCACGTTTCTTTATGCCTTGATTCTGTTTGCGTTTCTGGACCTCAAAGCGCGTCGGGAAGAGCGGTGGCTTAAGGATGCCTTTTGCGGCTACGCGGAATATCGGAAGCGCGTCAAGAAGTTGATTCCCTATGTGTATTGACGTCCACCGATGAAGCGGATGTTCACCCGGGACGAGTTTTATGGACCATGCTTTTCATGCTTGACAACCACTCCATTATCATTTAAATCAGCAGCGTCTGATTCATCTGATTTTATCATATCCCGCAATCTGCGGGGGAGGTGGTTTCATGGCCAAGGCCAAGACGAATGCGAATACGGCCTGTTGCGCTTCCGAAGACAGGGAATCGAGCTGCTGCCAGATCGAATCGCTCATCAGCGTCGATGAGCGTGGCCAGATGGTTCTCCCGAAAGACATCCGCGACAGGGCAAACATCAAGGCCGGCGACAAGCTCGCCCTGATCAGCTTCCAGAAGGGCGGCGAGATCTGCTGCCTGACGCTGCTCAAGGCCGACAATCTGGCCGACCAGGTAAAGGGCTTCCTCGGCCCGGTGATGCGTGATGTCGTCTCCTGATAACAAGCTGGTATTCCTTGTCTGTCCGGAGACGGTATCATGAAGATTCCCGGGGCCGATTCATCGAGCCAGTTCGCTTTTCTTCCCATGGCGTCACCACAGGCCTGCGCCCTGGCGGATACGGATGTCCCTGTACAGGCGCCCCCCTCTCTTGATCAATCCTTTGTGATCGGGAACGTTGACGCTCCCGTGGGAAAGATTCCCCAAGTCTCTTCGCTCCTCATATGGCGCGACCGCTGGGGCTCGTTCAAGGCACGCTGGGGCGTGGGCAGGATGGACTATGCCATCGATCCGGGCCTGTATGCGCTCGGATCGCCAGACGAGGGATCTCCCGTACTCGTCACGGCCAACTACAAGATGAGCTTCGACCGCCTGCGGGAGGCCCTGCCGGGACGGAACCTCTGGATCCTCGTCCTTGACACGGACGGCATCAACGTCTGGTGCGCCGCCGGCAAGGGCACCTTCGGAACGGGGGAACTGATCCGACGCATCAAGGCGAGCGGCCTGGCCGATTGCGTGAGGCACCGCGATCTGATCCTGCCTCAACTGGGCGCCCCGGGCGTCTCCGCCCACCTGGTCCGGAAGCTGTCCGGGTTCAAAGTCCACTACGGCCCGATTCTCGCCCGGGACATTCCCGCCTATCTCGACGCCGGCATGAAAGCAACGCCCGGGATGCGGCAAAAAACGTTCCCGCTTCTGGAGCGCTCCGTACTCATTCCCATCGAACTGGTCGCGGCGATGAAGCCCGCGGTCGCGATCATCCCCGTCCTGCTGTTGATCAGCGCACTCGGCGGGAACGGGTCTTTCCTGCAGAACATGCTTCACGACGGAATCTTTTCGCTGACGGCCTTCCTGCTGGCGATTGTTTCCGGCGCAATCCTGAGCCCGATTCTTCTGCCCTATCTCCCCGGGCGCGCCTTTGCGACGAAGGGATTTTCCGTCGGTCTCTCAACAGCGATCCTCCTTCTTTATGCATGGGGATTGGACCTGGATAGTTGGCGGGACATCCTGCTCGGGGGGGCCTGGCTGCTCATGATCCCGGCATTTTCGGCCTTCCTGGCGATGAACTTCACCGGGGCATCCACCTACACGTCTCTCTCCGGGGTGAGGCGAGAAATGCGATGGGCCTTGCCGATGGAAATCGGCGCCGGCGTTTCCGGCTTTGCCGTTCTGCTGATTTCACGCTGGTTCTGAGGATATCACGATGAGTATGATCTACCTGAAAAACGTGGTGACGCTGGAAGTCGATCGGGAAAAGTGCACGGGCTGCGGCGTGTGCCTGGAGGTTTGCCCGCACGAGGTCCTTGAACTCCGCGAAAAGCGCGTCCGCATCCGGAATCGCGATGCCTGCATGGAGTGCGGCGCCTGCAGCCGGAATTGCCCCGCCGGCGCCGTGTCCGTCGAGGCGGGCGTCGGATGCGCCGCCGCCGTGATCAACGGTCTGTTGTACCGGCAAAGCGCTTCCTGCGGCTGCAGCGTCGATCCGAAGAACGCGTCCGCGGGAAAGGTCAAGGGAACCTGCTGCAGTTGATCGCGACGGCAAAACCGGCGGTATGGCCGCCGGCGCTGATCAGGCAATCGAGGGGAGAATAGAGGTCAATTCCTTCCGGTCACAGGCAAATTCATTCTTTTCATTCCAGTAGAGGGTGCATCCATTCGACAGGGCTTCCCGCAGCCGGGCTCGTGCCCTGTGAAGGCGCACTTTCGCGTTGCGGAGACTTAGCCCCAAAATTTCAGCGATTTCCTTATCCTGGTATCCCTCCAGATCACTCAACAGGATGACTGCCCGGTAGTCGGCGGGCAGCCGGTCGATGATCTCCCGGATGCACGCATTCATCTCGTACCGGATGACCTGCCCTTCCGTTGATTCATCGATCCCGCCAGCCGGGGCATTCCGAATCTCCCCGATGCTGACGGGATCATACTCCCTTGAAATGTCTTCCGTCACAGCCGGTTTCGCGTGAGCACGGAGATGGTCCAGGGCTGTGTTCGTGGCGATTTTGTATATCCACGTGGACACGCTGGCGTCACCCCGGAATTCCTGCATTCCTTTGCCGACCTTTTCAAAAACCTCCTGGGCCAGGTCTTCCGCCTCTTCCCGACCGACCATCCTGGACAGGTATCGCAGGATTTTCGGGCGCAAGGAATCATGAATCTTCCGAAAGTCCAGAGGGTCGCGAGTCACCACGTTGAGCGATTCCTCTTCATAATGGCCGTTACCCTTCACAGCACAACTCCTGCCCGATGCGTTTGCTCATGCCGCCTTTTTCACGGCGCCGATCTTCAGTTTCCCTTCGAGAATGAGTGTCTGAATGAGGGAAACACAAGCCTCTTCGTCAATCCCCAGCGCAGCGGCTATTTCCGCCGGCTCCGCAGTCTTCATCCGGTCCAGCAGCTCCAGGATCTTCTGCTCCTGGTTCCGTGACCACTGCCTGAAAGCCCCCTGCAACTCCGTCTCCCTCGGAGCCATTTGACGGCTCATCATTTCCATACAGGACCGCATCATCGAGCCCCGCATGCCCCTCCATGATCCATCCGCTCGACTCCCCGCGCTCATGGCAACCGAATTCCCGCCGGATGCCCCCGATGCGGCCATTTCTCTCATGCACCGACGGGCCGCGCCAAACATCATGATCATAAAAATGATCATGCACAGAAAGGGAATCAGGCAGAACCAGATCCACGTCTCATTTCCGTAGAAGGGCCACATGGCATTCCTCCTCTCAGCCGCAGCACCCGGTTCCCGAACAGGCAACCTTCACGGGTGCATCATTGCGGTCCGTCAAATGAGCGGCAAGGCGGTCCATGCTCGACGCGGCTCCTTTCCTGACGGCTCTTCCCGTCTCGATGGCCTCTTCCACCAGCCCGGAGTCGAGCCCCATGGATTGCGCCTTCTCGAGATGGTACTCCAGGCAGGGATGGCAATTGCACGCCACGGAAGCGCCCACTGCGATCAGCTTTTTCGTTTGTTCATCCAGTTTCATCTCCAAGACCTCCTCTGCATTTTTACCCGTTTAGACGAGCGATTGTTCCAAAAGGATACGCAGGGAGGCAATGGTCCCGCAAAATTCTATCAAGGCTTGAGTTTCGCGTACAGTCCCGTCAGTTTTGTCCGGTAGGCCGAGCGAATCGCCTCCTCATCGTCCGCAAGAGGCTTCACCGGGACGAGATTCATGACTTCCGCGGATGAAAGTCCCGAGTCGAAAAGGGTCTTCGCGGCCCCCTTCACCATCTTGTTCAGGGCCCGGGAGGCCTGCTTGGGAGACAGGCCGAAGGATTCGCCGATTTCCCGGAGCTCCTGCAACTGGAACCACAGATATGTGGGACCCATGGCCGACAGGATGGCATAGGCCTCCAGGGTCCCCTCCTCCACCTCGGGGCAGTCGCCCAGAGTCTCGAAGGTTTTCCTCAGGCCTTTCTTTTCGTCTTCATCGAAAGCGGATGCAAATGCGACGGGATTGAACCCCTTGTTGACGATCGACGGGGCATTGGGGATCATCCGGACAATCCGGGCGAACCCTCCGAGACCATTCGAGAGCTGGGCGATGGTCAGCTTCGGCGCCAGGGAGACCACGATCGAATTTTCACCGATCATCGGTCGGATGTCTCCCAGGATGCCCATGATTGCCGGCGGATGAAGGGCGATAAAGACAAGGTCCGCCTTCGCAGGCTGCTTCGGGTCCGCCCCGGCCGTTTCGATCCCGGGAAAGCGGGCCTTCAGGGCCCGGAGAATCTCTTCGCCGGCATCGCTGACAATGACCCTCTCCGGCATCCTGTCTTTCCGCTCCAGTCCTTCCAGAATAATCCGGACGATTCGCCCGCCACCGATGAAACCGAACGACCCGTGCTGACGTTTCATGGTTGTCTCTCTCCTCTCCATAGAATCGATGTTTTGCTTCAGGCAGACCGTCTTCCCCATCGGAAATACCGTCGATGTGACCCCTGCCTGTCATTTCTTCAGAATTCAGCGAGTATCCAGTCCCGGATCCCGTCCCTCACAGTACGGAAACCCGCCAGGATCTCCTCTTCCGTCCCTTTGAAGCGGGACGGGTCCGGGAAACTCTGGTGCCTCTTGTGGCCGCCACCTGGAAACACCGGGCAGGATTCGCGGGCGGAATCGCATACCGTGATCACCTCGTCAAAGGTCATGTCCCGGAATTCGTCCACGTTCCTGGAACGATGACCCTGCAGATCAATCCCGGCCTCCGCCATGGCCCGGATGGCATAGGGGTTCACCCCCCTGGGCTCCGTTCCCGCGCTGAAGGCCTCATAACGATCTCCCTTCAAGGCCCGGAGGAACCCCTCCGCCATTTGGGATCGCGATGCATTGTGTGTGCAGATGAACAGGACTTTTTTCATGCTTCCTCTCCTCCGCTCCTATCCCCCCCAGAACGGGTTACCGATGAAGTAAACCCCCAGGACAGCGATGAAAGCCCCGGCCCCCCTGCGGAACCAGGCGCCCGCCCCCTGCCAGTCCTGGTTTTCCACCACCCTCCGGACAAAGGCGCTGGAGCTTCCCGCCAGGACAATGGGCAGGCAGTGGCCGAGTGCGAACAGGACAATCATCGTCAGGCCGGCCGCGATCTCCTTCTGGATGGCGATCAGGGCCAGAATAGGGGCAATGAAGCCGAACGTGCAGGCGCCCGATAGGACACCGTAGGCAAGGCCCAGGAGAAACGCCCCGCCCATGCCGCGCAGGCGCAGGCGATGGAGGAGGCCGCTCGACGAGGAACAGGACTCGACTCCCATCATGCCGAGGGCCACCCAGATGAGGATCAGCCCCACGGGGATCTGCCAGAAACTCCCGACATCCCCAAGCATCCGTCCCAGGAAGGCACAGGCTGCACCGATCAGGGCGATGGTGATGAAGAGACCTGCCGTGAAAACGACCGCGTAACCGGCGGCCTCGCGGGGCTGGAGGAGCTTTTCCTGGCCGCCCACGTAAGCCACGATCAGGGGGATGGAGGCGAGATGGCATGGGCTGAAGAGGACACTGACCATGCCCCAGAAGAAGGCGCCCAGTGCCGCCCATGCGGGGGCGCCCGTCATCCATTCATTGATGGTCAGGAAGACGGATTCCAAGGCCATGCCCTCACTGCACGCCCATGGCCTTGAGCTGGGCCACAATCGCCTCCTCGCTCATGAAACCGAGATGCCTTGCAACCTCCTTGCCATTCCGGTCGTAGAAGATCTGTGTCGGAATCGCCTTGACGCCGAAATGCTGCGAGGCGTCCCGGTGGTAGCGTAGATCGACGAACACAATGGCCGCCTTTCCCCGGTAGCGCTTCTCCAGGCGGTCGAGGATCGGGGCCATCATCTTGCAGGGAATGCAGGTGGCGGCCCCCAGGTCCACCATCGTAACCATCCCCTTCACGGGGATCGTCATCGTGTCGGCCCCGGCAGGAGCATGGATGGCCAGGACAAGAAGAGCCGCTCCTATCCAGAGCCACACCTTTCGATACATTTTCCGGCAGTTAAACATTCTCACAAACATTGCCTCTCTCGTGGATTCTTTTCCTTCTCTTCGCAGAGATTATGACGTCAGGGCATTTCGTATCCATGCCTTGACCCGATCGATGTCCTCCCGCTTCAGGGCCTCGCCAAAGGCTTTCTCGACGCCCATCTCTGTAACGACGAAGTGGTTCATGACGGGCGCCTCGACGTGTTCCAGGATCTTCGCGGCACAGGCGACGGGGCATCCGTCCAGGACCAGCATGTCTTCGGCATCCTTCGCCGACCGTACGAAGCCGCTCCTGTGGGCCGCGATGCCAGCCAGGCAGAACAGGCGCCCCTGCCCTTCCCCTGCCAGCTCCACGGCCAGTTGATGCGTCATCTGGCCCACATTCGAAGCCCCGGCGCACCAGATGATCATGCGGTTGCTTTCCCTGCTGCAGCAGTCATCAGCCATATTCCCTCCTTTATGGTTCCGGCTCCCTGGGGATGACCAGGACAGAGCGGACATGGCGCTGGGTTACGGCATCGGCGACGCTTCCCAGCAGTGCATCCCGAATGTTGCTCTTCCCGTGGGAGGCCAGGACGATCATCGTGGCGTTTTCTTCCTCAGCCAGAAGATTGATCTCCGCAGCCGGGATCCCCGTCTTCAGGACCGTGCGGACGGTAAACCCCAGGAATTCGAGCTGGCGTTTCAATTCCGAAAGCCTGTCCACGTCGATGCGGTCGAACTCCTCCATCTTGTGCTTGAGATACGGCATTAGGAAGCGCCGGTCCTGAACGTGCAGAACGATGACTTCCTTCGCGTCCCCGACGCGGCAGTGCTGGATCCGGCGGAACGCATGAAGCGAATTGTCCGAGAAATCCGTCGGATAGAGGATTCTTGCGCAGGGATGCCGGGGCAGATAATCAGGGTCCTCCTCGACCCTGGCCTCCGGGTCTTGAAAGCGAGCGATCAGGAGCGGCGTCCGGGTACGCCGCAGGACCTTGTGCGTCACGCTTCCCAGAAGCGCTCCCCGTATGTAGCTCCTGCCGTGGGCACCCATGACGATGAGTGAGGCCCCCATGTCTTTGGCCGTATTGATGATGACCTGATCGGAGACTCCGACGATGACGTAGCGGATCAGGCGAGCGCCGGTTCTCTTTTCAATCGGCTCCGTCAGTTTCTCCAGCTGGGTATTTGCGTCCGCGATGTAGCGCTCGAGTGCGCGCTCATTCACATCGGTCCACCGAGCGGCCTTCACCGGATCGATCACGTGGAGGAAGACAGCCGTCTGAAGGCCCGCACTTTCCAGGTCCGGAATCCGGTGAACGACCCTCTCCGCATGGCGAGAGAAATCAACAGGAAACAGAATTCTTTCAAACACGCCTGTCTCCTTCCCCTTCGTCGGACGTGACACCCGCGCTATTTACTCTTCTTTTGCTTGCTCGGGTGAGAGCTGCGCACCCTCTCCGGAACGGCCTCCGCCCTGACCGGCTTCCCGGCAAACAGTGCTTCCCTGGAACGCCGCGCCGCCCAGACCAGGACCAGCATCACGGGGACCTCGATGAGCGGCCCGATGACCGTAGCCAGGGCGACAACCGGGTTGAACGCCGTGATGGCAATGGCAATGGCGATCTCGAAGTCCCGGCCCGTGGAGTTGAAGGCCACGGCGACGGAATCCTCGTAATTCAGGCCCATCTTCCAGCCCACCAGGTAGACCACGGCAAACATGATCCAGAAAAACAGCGTCATGGGAACGGCCATGTGGACGATCAGCATCGGATTTTCCAGGATCAGGTCCCCCTTGAGGGCGAACATGACGATCAGGGTGAAGAGGAGGCCGATAATCGAGAGCGAATCCAGGTAGGTCTTGAAATGCTTGAATCCCTCTTCCCCCATTTTCTTCACGGCGATCCGCCGGGTCAGGAAGCCTGCGGCGAGGGGAACGCCGAGATAGAGAAGGACGCTCTCCCCGACGACAAAGACATCGAAGGACACCTCCCCGAGGAGCAGCTTCGCGTACACGGGGATCAGGAGCATCTGGCAGATCGAGTTGATGGCCACGAGCACGATGGCGAGGGCATTGTTGCCCTGGGACAGGAAGGTGAAGACGATGACCATAGCGATGCATGGCGCCAGCCCGTACAGGACGAGGCCGACGTAAAGATCCGGATAGCCGGAGAGAAAGATCTTCGCCAGGAGGAGCATGAAGAAGGGCGCCACCAGGTAATTAAAGAACAGCACCAGGAGCAGCTGCTTCGGGGAAGTGGCCGCCTTGCCCAGGTCCTCGAACTTGACGTTCGTCATGGCCGGATACATCATCAGGAACAGGCCGATCACCACGCCCAGCGCCAGGCTGTTGGCCAAGGTGAACGAATACGTTCCCGAGAAGATCGCCTTGATGGCGTCGATGGGAGGCGTCAGGG
This window of the Syntrophales bacterium genome carries:
- a CDS encoding nitroreductase family protein gives rise to the protein MMEFTEVVASRRSIRRFREEDIPADAVDLLLEAARLAPSGSNVQPARFVVAQSRVAKEAIGRCTPYKFIVKAAVIFVCCAELTAMTARDGRVEELLREGVFEGVDVDMNDSAAVVPVMDEEAVKAYLSMNVAIAVEHIVLKAVDMGLGSCWIGRFDRGKLKSELALDGNIHPVVLLPVGHPDQSPRARPRLTREKLVLKTI
- a CDS encoding NAD(P)-binding domain-containing protein produces the protein MKRQHGSFGFIGGGRIVRIILEGLERKDRMPERVIVSDAGEEILRALKARFPGIETAGADPKQPAKADLVFIALHPPAIMGILGDIRPMIGENSIVVSLAPKLTIAQLSNGLGGFARIVRMIPNAPSIVNKGFNPVAFASAFDEDEKKGLRKTFETLGDCPEVEEGTLEAYAILSAMGPTYLWFQLQELREIGESFGLSPKQASRALNKMVKGAAKTLFDSGLSSAEVMNLVPVKPLADDEEAIRSAYRTKLTGLYAKLKP
- a CDS encoding arsenate reductase ArsC — encoded protein: MKKVLFICTHNASRSQMAEGFLRALKGDRYEAFSAGTEPRGVNPYAIRAMAEAGIDLQGHRSRNVDEFRDMTFDEVITVCDSARESCPVFPGGGHKRHQSFPDPSRFKGTEEEILAGFRTVRDGIRDWILAEF
- a CDS encoding carboxymuconolactone decarboxylase family protein, yielding MKLDEQTKKLIAVGASVACNCHPCLEYHLEKAQSMGLDSGLVEEAIETGRAVRKGAASSMDRLAAHLTDRNDAPVKVACSGTGCCG
- a CDS encoding isoprenylcysteine carboxylmethyltransferase family protein, producing MISPRMPWWKGTRGEWYVVGQAALFLLVAFGPRNGWAPPAWPHPYVQVGLFLGGLLMLAGFLLVVTGAMMLGRNIAAVPCPKEGAPLIVSGPYSFVRHPMYGGAIIMAFGWAFFSQGCLTFLYALILFAFLDLKARREERWLKDAFCGYAEYRKRVKKLIPYVY
- a CDS encoding sigma 54-interacting transcriptional regulator, with protein sequence MADLHFSQEFTESLMNAVSDGVTAIDRDLRIIYQNAIIRRQYGSRIGEKCFAAYRGRVEPCEDCLILDVLKDGKPRTGVRDIRLPDGNVLIVEFKSLPLSDADGNIVGAVEAVRDVTQHVRLADEFSALRREMVRRAQFENIVTQSKKMKAVFRLIERVAATSSSVMIYGESGTGKELVARAIFANSNRRDKPFVSLNCGAIPENLLESELFGHIKGAFTGAVRDHVGLIETADQGTLFLDEVAELRAPLQAKLLRFLQEGETRRVGENRVRKYNVRIIAATNRNLEQAVRDGAFREDLFFRLNVIPVSLPPLRERPEDVPLLASHFLLRLCDEHGRRINAIAPQALRALLEYPWPGNVRELENAMEYAIHLTEDGEPIRVAQLPKKIAGSTETADDVLLPLSLEGYTKHMILSLQAAHTEEEIAATLGISRKNLWEKRKRLGVPRPTPNR
- the hgcB gene encoding mercury methylation ferredoxin HgcB, with protein sequence MSMIYLKNVVTLEVDREKCTGCGVCLEVCPHEVLELREKRVRIRNRDACMECGACSRNCPAGAVSVEAGVGCAAAVINGLLYRQSASCGCSVDPKNASAGKVKGTCCS
- the hgcA gene encoding mercury methylation corrinoid protein HgcA, yielding MKIPGADSSSQFAFLPMASPQACALADTDVPVQAPPSLDQSFVIGNVDAPVGKIPQVSSLLIWRDRWGSFKARWGVGRMDYAIDPGLYALGSPDEGSPVLVTANYKMSFDRLREALPGRNLWILVLDTDGINVWCAAGKGTFGTGELIRRIKASGLADCVRHRDLILPQLGAPGVSAHLVRKLSGFKVHYGPILARDIPAYLDAGMKATPGMRQKTFPLLERSVLIPIELVAAMKPAVAIIPVLLLISALGGNGSFLQNMLHDGIFSLTAFLLAIVSGAILSPILLPYLPGRAFATKGFSVGLSTAILLLYAWGLDLDSWRDILLGGAWLLMIPAFSAFLAMNFTGASTYTSLSGVRREMRWALPMEIGAGVSGFAVLLISRWF
- a CDS encoding HgcAB-associated protein is translated as MAKAKTNANTACCASEDRESSCCQIESLISVDERGQMVLPKDIRDRANIKAGDKLALISFQKGGEICCLTLLKADNLADQVKGFLGPVMRDVVS
- a CDS encoding sigma-70 family RNA polymerase sigma factor, with the translated sequence MKGNGHYEEESLNVVTRDPLDFRKIHDSLRPKILRYLSRMVGREEAEDLAQEVFEKVGKGMQEFRGDASVSTWIYKIATNTALDHLRAHAKPAVTEDISREYDPVSIGEIRNAPAGGIDESTEGQVIRYEMNACIREIIDRLPADYRAVILLSDLEGYQDKEIAEILGLSLRNAKVRLHRARARLREALSNGCTLYWNEKNEFACDRKELTSILPSIA
- a CDS encoding cytochrome c biogenesis protein CcdA: MALESVFLTINEWMTGAPAWAALGAFFWGMVSVLFSPCHLASIPLIVAYVGGQEKLLQPREAAGYAVVFTAGLFITIALIGAACAFLGRMLGDVGSFWQIPVGLILIWVALGMMGVESCSSSSGLLHRLRLRGMGGAFLLGLAYGVLSGACTFGFIAPILALIAIQKEIAAGLTMIVLFALGHCLPIVLAGSSSAFVRRVVENQDWQGAGAWFRRGAGAFIAVLGVYFIGNPFWGG